The following are encoded in a window of Candidatus Nitrosotalea sinensis genomic DNA:
- a CDS encoding YkgJ family cysteine cluster protein: MDFACVKECSKCCIEREYYPSVEFGKIGVLLLPEEKKQIESIAEENDIKVTILPRIGVSDDISGPKTVLAYQLMGTDADGNTCPFLDVTSEKRSPHGGYTCKIYDTRPLACRAYPVIQSSPITLDPKCKFCQDCGTPSGNVDSELESLVKIQKKMETGAKCIWRYATGIGESKDKDLIKTGWYLV; the protein is encoded by the coding sequence TTGGATTTTGCTTGTGTAAAAGAATGCTCCAAGTGTTGCATTGAGCGGGAGTACTATCCGTCTGTAGAGTTTGGCAAGATAGGGGTGCTACTCTTACCTGAGGAGAAAAAACAGATAGAGTCTATTGCGGAAGAAAATGACATCAAGGTTACCATTCTGCCAAGAATCGGGGTTTCAGATGATATTTCAGGACCAAAGACAGTACTTGCATACCAACTCATGGGCACAGATGCTGATGGAAATACATGTCCATTTCTTGATGTGACATCTGAGAAGAGATCTCCACATGGTGGATACACTTGCAAGATATACGACACTAGACCCCTTGCCTGTAGGGCATATCCTGTAATCCAGTCATCTCCAATCACACTGGATCCAAAATGCAAGTTTTGTCAGGATTGCGGGACTCCATCTGGAAATGTTGATTCTGAGCTTGAATCGCTAGTCAAGATACAGAAAAAGATGGAAACAGGTGCTAAATGCATCTGGAGGTATGCAACAGGAATTGGCGAGTCTAAAGACAAAGATCTGATTAAAACTGGTTGGTATCTAGTTTGA
- a CDS encoding ATP-binding protein DrrA1-3 family domain-containing protein, with translation MSIILTTHYMEEADLLCNRIGIIDKGKIIALGTPSELKSQLSGDIIKLQTKKHVDTSRLQNLEFVRKIESKDNQIILQVDDAKKNIPEILKIVEAEYVEYSSPTLNDVFLKLTGRSIKEQQAEGGFMERYAQYNRN, from the coding sequence ATGTCAATAATCTTGACTACACATTACATGGAAGAGGCAGATCTTTTATGCAACAGAATTGGCATAATAGACAAGGGAAAAATAATTGCACTAGGTACTCCGTCTGAGCTTAAATCACAACTAAGTGGCGATATCATCAAACTGCAAACAAAAAAACATGTCGATACATCAAGATTGCAAAATCTTGAATTTGTTCGCAAGATAGAATCTAAAGATAATCAAATAATATTGCAAGTAGACGATGCCAAGAAGAATATACCTGAAATTTTAAAGATAGTAGAAGCAGAATACGTGGAATATTCCAGTCCCACATTAAATGATGTTTTTCTCAAATTAACTGGAAGATCAATCAAAGAACAACAAGCAGAAGGAGGTTTCATGGAAAGATATGCCCAATACAATAGAAATTAG
- a CDS encoding ABC transporter permease, whose product MPNTIEIRTYCGRLYALWLREFKVFLREKSRLVASTFTPLLWLFVIGNGFGSSVSLTATSSIEYQQFLFPGILCMSVIFSAVFFGSYIIWDRKFDFLKSVMVAPVSRGSIFTGKVLGGMTTSLIQTGILLAVGLAIGVHFTPLGFIETIAVILLLAFALTSLGLAIGSYMSSLEGFQMIVSFVVFPLFFLSGALFPLDKIPPWLSILTTIDPATYSVDAMRNIILGIGNRPLGLDMSILIAYTIVLGMLGTWSFKRMKAI is encoded by the coding sequence ATGCCCAATACAATAGAAATTAGAACATACTGTGGAAGACTCTATGCCTTATGGCTAAGAGAATTCAAGGTCTTTTTGCGTGAAAAAAGCAGACTTGTTGCATCTACCTTTACACCACTTCTTTGGCTATTTGTAATTGGGAACGGTTTTGGCTCTTCTGTCTCCTTGACTGCCACCTCATCTATTGAATACCAGCAATTCCTATTCCCAGGAATACTCTGCATGTCAGTAATATTTTCTGCAGTATTTTTTGGCTCTTACATAATATGGGACAGAAAATTTGATTTTCTAAAAAGCGTCATGGTAGCACCAGTTTCAAGGGGAAGCATCTTTACAGGAAAAGTACTTGGAGGCATGACAACCTCACTGATTCAAACCGGAATTCTTTTGGCAGTAGGATTAGCAATTGGAGTGCACTTTACCCCACTTGGATTTATTGAAACCATTGCAGTGATTTTGCTTTTAGCATTTGCATTGACATCGCTTGGACTTGCAATAGGAAGCTACATGTCAAGTCTTGAAGGATTTCAAATGATTGTAAGTTTCGTAGTATTCCCGCTCTTTTTCCTTAGTGGGGCCTTGTTTCCGCTTGACAAGATTCCTCCCTGGCTGTCCATCCTTACTACAATCGATCCTGCAACATACAGTGTTGATGCTATGAGAAATATCATCTTAGGAATTGGCAATAGGCCTCTTGGCCTTGACATGTCAATATTGATTGCATATACAATTGTCCTTGGCATGCTTGGAACTTGGTCATTTAAGAGAA
- a CDS encoding ATP-binding cassette domain-containing protein: MIKINKLSKIYEKLTAVDNLTLEIQDNEIFGLLGPNGAGKTTLIHMLATLLKPTSGNAIVNGFDITKESSKVRASIGIVFQVPSSDDLLTGYENLKIHAYLYGISPDIREKRISDALELVGLTERKNDQVKKYSGGMRRRLEIARGLIHNPKVLFLDEPTLGLDPSSRETMGNTSKNSLKKKKCQ; encoded by the coding sequence TTGATCAAGATTAACAAATTATCCAAGATTTACGAAAAATTAACTGCCGTTGATAATCTAACTTTGGAGATACAGGACAACGAGATCTTTGGCCTGCTAGGGCCAAATGGTGCCGGTAAGACCACTTTGATTCACATGCTTGCCACACTTCTCAAGCCAACTTCAGGAAATGCAATAGTAAACGGCTTCGACATAACAAAAGAGTCATCCAAAGTCAGAGCAAGCATAGGAATAGTATTTCAAGTTCCAAGCAGTGACGACTTGTTAACAGGTTATGAGAACCTAAAGATACATGCGTATCTTTACGGCATTTCTCCAGATATTAGAGAAAAAAGAATCAGTGATGCCTTGGAGCTGGTAGGCCTTACTGAAAGAAAAAATGATCAGGTCAAGAAATATTCCGGAGGTATGCGCAGGAGACTGGAAATTGCAAGAGGACTCATTCACAATCCCAAAGTTCTTTTCCTTGACGAGCCAACGTTGGGCCTTGACCCATCAAGCAGAGAAACAATGGGGAATACATCCAAAAACTCGTTAAAGAAAAAGAAATGTCAATAA
- a CDS encoding universal stress protein, whose product MKVKTILVPLDGSENSLKSLKYALDLASQLGAEVVSLHVVTDMSLFTAVHPIVIAENKWPAYVRDLVKDAQKIASKSKVGYHEIVIGGKSAGYDIVTFANSKSNSIDVVVIGHRGLGYPKEVIPGSTTNFIIHKSKVPVLLVA is encoded by the coding sequence ATGAAAGTAAAAACAATTCTTGTTCCACTTGACGGCTCTGAAAATTCACTAAAATCATTGAAATACGCGCTTGATTTGGCATCTCAGCTAGGCGCAGAAGTTGTTAGTTTACACGTAGTCACAGACATGAGTCTGTTTACAGCGGTTCACCCAATTGTGATTGCTGAAAACAAATGGCCTGCATATGTAAGGGATCTAGTAAAAGATGCGCAAAAGATTGCAAGCAAGAGCAAGGTAGGTTATCATGAGATAGTGATTGGCGGCAAATCTGCTGGATATGATATAGTTACTTTTGCAAACAGCAAGAGTAACTCTATAGATGTGGTAGTAATTGGGCATAGGGGTCTTGGCTATCCAAAAGAAGTAATTCCTGGAAGTACTACCAACTTTATCATACACAAGTCCAAGGTTCCTGTACTGTTGGTTGCCTAG
- a CDS encoding winged helix-turn-helix domain-containing protein, translating into MQIVRDLLTVTEESGMNGINVTSLLTKANLSHSRLSKFIDNLTGAGLMNRIEFDGKNTFVITTKGKQYLETYERFQSLADSFGLDL; encoded by the coding sequence ATGCAAATAGTAAGAGATTTGCTTACTGTGACAGAAGAAAGCGGAATGAACGGCATTAACGTAACATCACTTCTAACCAAGGCAAACTTATCACATTCAAGACTATCCAAGTTCATAGACAACCTAACTGGTGCTGGCCTAATGAACAGAATAGAATTTGACGGCAAGAACACATTTGTCATAACTACAAAAGGTAAGCAATATCTGGAAACATATGAGAGATTCCAGAGTCTTGCAGACTCTTTTGGCCTAGATCTCTAA